CAACGCCGCCGCGCTCGGCGCGTCGGCCTTCATGTACTTGTAGGCCGCGCCATAGAGCGTACTGCTGATCTCGTCGAGATAGACCGGCAGCAATTCTTCCTTGATGCCGAGCCGTCCGCGCACATCAATGATGAACTGCAGGGCATCGAGCACCTGCAACTCGTCGTCCACCAGTCGCTGGATGGACTCCGCCGGAATGTGCCAGTGGCGCAAGGCCAGCACCCGTGCCTGGAACCGGTAGCGCGTGCTGCCATCATCGGAGTGAATCTGGTATGGCTGGAAGCCTCCTGCACCGGCACCGGCCAGCCGCTCGGGCTCGATGATCACTTCGTGGGCGAATTCGGACAGTGCCTTGCGTATCAGCCGACGATTGGCTTCAGCCCAAGCCTCCGGCGTCAGGTGCAGCGTGGCTTCGATAGGTTGCTTCAGCAGCGGCTGGGGAATGGCGGCGTTCATGAAAGGGCTTCCTCGAGAAGGGTCTGCGTGGCGTTCTCAAAATCCGACCTGGTGCAGAAGGCAAGACCGGCTAGTTTTTCTGCGAAAACAACCGTGCGATGACAGGTGAAGCCAACGGCTTGATTCAGGGCGTGGATCTTGTGGTTGTCGACATCCGGTTCAACCACGATCCGCTGCGCGTCCAGATGAACGAACATGAAGCGCATCAATGCCTTGAAAGCCGCCAGGGTGAAGCCGGCAATCCGTTCCTTTGCCGGCCCCATGAAGAGATGCATGCCGAGATCGCCGGGCTTCACCGGGTAGTGCTGGGCAACCCGGTCGTAGCGCGGGTCATAGCATTCGATCAGGAAGGCTGGCTGACCGACGTACAGGCCGATATAGGCCGTGGCTTGGCCGGAGCTCATCAGGTCCTGGTAGATTTGCCGGATTTCGTCTTCCCCCTTGTCCTGCATGAGCCAGAAGCGTGCGTAATCCCGCGTGAACCAGTCATGCAGCATCGGGATGTCTTCCGGGATCCGCAGCAGTCGAAACGCGAACGGCCCCTCCTGGCGATGGATACCGGGGAAGTCGCTCCTGCGATGCGGGGTCTCAATCGGCACGGGCAGGCACCTCCCGGACGGTGACGGACGCTTCCTGCGGCTCGGCGGCAGGCGCCGCAAGGAGCAGGCGGGCGAGCACGGCAGCGAGCGCAAAGGCGATTGCCCCCAGCACAAAGGGCACCGACAGGCCGTAACGCTCGACAACCGCCCCCGCGGCAAATGACGACAGCAAGACGCCCAGATTCTGGAAGAAGTTGGTAATGCTGTAGTCCTGCGCATAGTGCTGCGGCGTACTCATGCGAAACAGGAACACGTCCAGCTTGACGACGATCTGGAACACCGCCCAGCCGTACAGGCAGCGGCCGATCACGATCAATTCCACATGCGGCGCTGCCTGCAGCAGCAAGCCCGCGATGCCGAGCAGCAGATTGCCCGAGGTATGGTTCGGCAAGCGTCCGCCACTGGCGCGGATACGGGCGTTGATGAACAGCGCCAGCACCGCGACCGCGCCCGGAATGGCGAATGCCGCGCCCGCGAGCAGTTCGCTGTCCTGACCGGAGACCTGCTGCCAATAGACCGCGAAGAAGGGCCTGACCAGATAGACCCCCGCATCGAAAACCAGCATGACGAGTGCCAACCGGAGGATGGAAAGCCGTATGCGCAGTTTCCTGAACCACGCGACAGCGACCGCCTCTTCCGCAGGCGCTGCCGCCGCGTTGACGCGGACCATCCGGCCGCTGCGGATCAGGTGGAAGCACACTGCCATCTGGAAGAAATCCCCCGCCGCCATCGCCAGGATGCTGCCGGACGGTCCCCAGGTTTCCATCACGAAGCCACCGACCACCGCTCCGGAGATGGCGCCGAAATGCACCACCACCGACAACAGGCCTATCGTTCCCGCGTGCTTCTCGGGCGGCTCGAGCCGCATCAGGTAGGGATACATCAGCAGGTAGCTGCTCTTGCATATGAACATCAGCATGGACAGGACCCAATAGGCCGCCACGCCCTGCGCCCACAAGCTCAGCACGCTGAAGCAGCCCGCGGCGAACTGGGTATAGACCAGCAGATGCAGGGGCTCCACCCGCCGGCTCAGGCGCGCCCAGAACGGCAAGGTGCACATCACCGCGATCGAGATGGCGGCAACATAGGCGCCGACGTGCACCGCACTCTCCACGCCGTATCGCCCCAGAAAGAACTGGGGATAGAAGGGAATCAGGACGGCATCGCTGATGACGGCGAAGGCGGTCATCAGGATGATGTTGAATTTGAGGCTCATAGGCTGCCGGCTTCGGAGAGCCTGACGAAGCCTGCGCCTTCCGGCACCGCAAAATCCTGTATCGCTATCCGTTGCTCCAGCTTGTAGTAATCGATGCCGGTCATCTCGCGGATGATGTAGGCGTTGCGGTGGCAACTCATGCCGATGTCGATATTGGTCAGACCATGCGTGTGCAACCCGCCGTTCTGCACGAATATCTCGTTGCCATTGAAATCGGCGGTGTAGTTGTGCGCCAGCCGGTAACGCCCGTTGGCATCCCAACGGATGCGGTCGCGGATGCCGTCGATGAGGGCCGGTACACGGTGCTCGTAACCGGTGGCGAAGATCACGCTGTCGCTGCGGTAGCGATAGTCTTCTTCATGGTCGACCTGACGAAAGCGTATGTCATAGCTGTCGTCATTGAGGTCGTAACGGCATTCGCGGACTTCGCAATTCGAGACCAGATGCGAGCGCAGCGTGCCCCGTTTGCGCTTGTCGTCAAGCAGGTCGTAGATCTGATTGATCAGGCTGGCGTTGACGCCCTTGTAGAGGCTGCCCTGGGTGCCGAGCAGGGCTTCCCGTTTGCCCTCCGGCAGGTGATAGAAGTAGTCGATGTAATCCGGAGAAATCATCTCCAGCGTGAGCTTGGTATTCTCCATCTGGAAGAAGCCGGGCGAGCGCGTCAGCCAGGTCAGGCTGTAGTCATGGGCGTCGGATGCCTTGAGCAGGTCGTAATAGACTTCCGCGGCACTTTGTCCGCTGCCAACGATGGTGATGGAACGCCGCTGGAGCAGCGCCTGCTTGTTGTCCAGGTAGTCGGCCGTATGCAGGTAACGGTGCCCTCGGTCGCCGCAGCAGGGCGGCAAGGCCGGCAAGGTGCCGACACCGACCACCAGCCGGCGGCAACGCAGCGAGAACGGCAGGCGGCTCTCGCCCCGGACGCCCTCCACCACATAGCACGCCTGCTCCTTGTCGTACCTGATCTCGCGGACATCATGCTGAAAGCGGATGTTCGACAGCCGGGACACCACCCATCGGCAATAGCGGTTGTATTCGGTACGGTCCAGGTAATAGTTCTCCCGGATGTAGAACGCATAGATCCGGCCTTCCTCCTTGCAGTAGTTCAGAAAGCTGAAGCGGCTGCATGGATCGGCCAGGCTCACCAGGTCGGCCAGGAAGGGATTCTGCAAGGTGGTCCCGTCGATCAGGATGCCCGGATGCCAGTTGAACTCCATATTGCGTTCGAGAAAGACGCCATCCAGATCGGACAGCGGTTCGGTCAGGCAGGCCAGGCTCAGATTGAACGGCCCTAGCCCGATGGCAACGAAATCGTGTATCGCATCCCTGGTCATTAGAAGACTCCCTTGACTGTGCCACTTCGATATCGAGGACGCAGGCCGCCTTTGGCGGACGGGAGAAACCGCCCCCGCCCGCCGCGGCAAGCCTGGAAACCGGATTCAGTACTTCCACTGCAGCGTCACGCTGCCGTTCAGCGGTGCGCCGTAGTAGCTCTGGGCCCAGAGCAGGCTGTTCAGGTATTTCTCGTCGGTGACGTTGCCGACTTTGGCGATCAGGTTGAAGTGCTTGTCGATCTCGTAGCTGGCCATCAGATCGAGCAAGGCGTAGCTCTTCTGCTTCGTGACGATGCCGCCGCCCTGGTCCCGATGGATGTCGTCCTGCCATTTCAGGTTGGCGCCGAGCTTCAGGCCGGGGACGAAGGGAATCCTGACCGTGGAGGTCAGCCGCAGGGTTCGCCGCGGCACGTAGGTGCGGACGTCGTGGCCGTCTTCGTCCTCGAGCCGGAACTGGGTGTAACCGGCGCTGATATCCCAGATCGACGTCACCCGCCCGGACAAATCCAGTTCGAAGCCGGTGGTCGTTGCATCCACGCCGCTGTAATACGACCTGCCGTTGGCAAAGCCGGCATACTCGGCGGTGTTGTCCTGCTTGGTACGGAAGAGCGCCACGCTGCCGTTCAAGCGCTGGTCGAACCATTCACCCTTGGCGCCGATCTCGACATTGCGCCCTTCGATCGGACTCATCACGCTGCCGCTCTGCTCGATCTGGTGCTGCGGGCTGAAGATGCCGGCGTAGCTGGCATAGACGCTATGCCGGTCGTCGAGGTCG
Above is a window of Azoarcus olearius DNA encoding:
- a CDS encoding GNAT family N-acetyltransferase — protein: MPIETPHRRSDFPGIHRQEGPFAFRLLRIPEDIPMLHDWFTRDYARFWLMQDKGEDEIRQIYQDLMSSGQATAYIGLYVGQPAFLIECYDPRYDRVAQHYPVKPGDLGMHLFMGPAKERIAGFTLAAFKALMRFMFVHLDAQRIVVEPDVDNHKIHALNQAVGFTCHRTVVFAEKLAGLAFCTRSDFENATQTLLEEALS
- a CDS encoding MFS transporter: MTAFAVISDAVLIPFYPQFFLGRYGVESAVHVGAYVAAISIAVMCTLPFWARLSRRVEPLHLLVYTQFAAGCFSVLSLWAQGVAAYWVLSMLMFICKSSYLLMYPYLMRLEPPEKHAGTIGLLSVVVHFGAISGAVVGGFVMETWGPSGSILAMAAGDFFQMAVCFHLIRSGRMVRVNAAAAPAEEAVAVAWFRKLRIRLSILRLALVMLVFDAGVYLVRPFFAVYWQQVSGQDSELLAGAAFAIPGAVAVLALFINARIRASGGRLPNHTSGNLLLGIAGLLLQAAPHVELIVIGRCLYGWAVFQIVVKLDVFLFRMSTPQHYAQDYSITNFFQNLGVLLSSFAAGAVVERYGLSVPFVLGAIAFALAAVLARLLLAAPAAEPQEASVTVREVPARAD
- a CDS encoding lysine N(6)-hydroxylase/L-ornithine N(5)-oxygenase family protein; translated protein: MTRDAIHDFVAIGLGPFNLSLACLTEPLSDLDGVFLERNMEFNWHPGILIDGTTLQNPFLADLVSLADPCSRFSFLNYCKEEGRIYAFYIRENYYLDRTEYNRYCRWVVSRLSNIRFQHDVREIRYDKEQACYVVEGVRGESRLPFSLRCRRLVVGVGTLPALPPCCGDRGHRYLHTADYLDNKQALLQRRSITIVGSGQSAAEVYYDLLKASDAHDYSLTWLTRSPGFFQMENTKLTLEMISPDYIDYFYHLPEGKREALLGTQGSLYKGVNASLINQIYDLLDDKRKRGTLRSHLVSNCEVRECRYDLNDDSYDIRFRQVDHEEDYRYRSDSVIFATGYEHRVPALIDGIRDRIRWDANGRYRLAHNYTADFNGNEIFVQNGGLHTHGLTNIDIGMSCHRNAYIIREMTGIDYYKLEQRIAIQDFAVPEGAGFVRLSEAGSL